AGGGTACCAACCGCCACCATCAGCGTGGCAAAGAAATGCAGTTTCGGTCCCACGCGTTTCATGCCGAACAGCATCACCCCCAGGAAACCCGCCTCCAGGAAGAAAGCCGACAGCACCTCATAGCCCATGAGCGGCCCCAGAATCGGCCCGGTCTTGTCGGCATAGACGCTCCAGTTCGTACCGATCTGATAACTCATCACGATACCGGAGACCACCCCCATGCCAAAGACAACGGCAAAGATCGTCTTCCAGTAGTGGAAGACCCGTATGAACCGTTCCTGCCCGGTCCACAGCCAAAGGCCTTCCAGCACCGCCAGAAAGCTTGCAAGTCCGATTGTGAAGGCCGGGAAGATGATATGGGCCGATACCGTAAAGGCGAACTGGAACCGGGCCAGGGTAAGCGCATCGGTGAATTCCAGCATTCAAAGCCTCCTTTCCGAGAGGTCTGTTCCACTGAACTGTCCGCGCCTGCGAGTGGTTGAGTTCATACGTAGGTTACCGGCTGCAGGCGATCGGCAACAGGCGAAACCTTATTGCGAGATTGGCCTCATACTCTGTGACTTCATCACAAAATGCTTTAGGGCAGAATGACGCAAGGTCACAATGACGCAAAGGCAGAATGCCGCAGGGCCTGCCTTGGTCTTTATGCCGCCTCACAAGTTACCATACCGGTGACGTCACAACAGTTAGCCGGAAAAATCCGGACAGAATGCTTGAACTTGCAGCCCATACCAGCATGATCTGATGCAACTAGAGGCCCTTCACATAGGCAAACAGCCATCGTTCAAGTTCTGGGGAGATTTCCATGAAAGCAATCGTTACCGGCCATTCCCGTGGCCTGGGCGCAGCCATGACCGAAGACCTGCTGTCCCGTGGCGCAAGCGTGCTCGGCCTGTCGCGCAGTATCAACGAAGACCTGCAATCGCGTCATCCGTCCCTGTTACAGCAGGTGTCCATCGATATGATCGATCCGGCCAACCTGATTGCTTGGCTGGATAGTGGCGCCCTGGCAGGGTTTTTGGAGAATGACGAGCCGGTTATGCTGGTCAACAATGCCGGTATTGTGGAACCCATTGGCCCCGCAGGCAGCCTGGATCACAACGGCATTGCCCGTGCCGTGGGCCTGAACGTCACCGCCCCTCTGCTGCTGGCAGATGCCTTTATCGGCGCAACCAGCGGCAATGCCGACCGACGCGTCCTCCATGTCTCCAGCGGGGCTGGCCGCAAACCCTATGCCGGGTGGAGCATCTATTGCGCGACCAAGGCCGCCCTCGACCATCACGCAGCCTCCGTCGCTCAGGACAAACCGGCGGGCCTGCGCATTTCCAGTGTTGCCCCCGGCGTCATCGACACCGACATGCAGAACACCATCCGGTCCACCCCGGCAGACCGTTTCGTTCTACGTGATGACTTCGTTGCATTGAAGGAAACCGGATCTCTGACAAGTCCGGAACAGCGCGGCAATGAGATGATTGCACATTTGCTGGCGGATGATTTCGGTCAGTCCCCTATCGTCGATATCCGGGACTTCGCGGCCTGATCCGATTAAGAACCTAAATGCTGAAAGGGGACCGACCATAATTCGGTCCCCTTTTTCAGTTAGCGCTGTGCCTTGATTATCATCATCATGGGGCGATCCATTTCTTCTTCCAGCGCCGGCATCTCTTCCAGTTGCTCTGCACTGGGCGACCATTCGTTAAGATGCTCAATACGGAACCCGTTATGGATCAGGCTGTTCAAGGTAGTCCCAAGGGTACGGTGATATTTGACCACCCCGTCAGCCAACCAGTTTGTGGTTCGCTTTCCCTCCACGGAATATTGATTCAACGGCCAGATTCGTACGCCCTCTTTACCCTCGCTCCATCCGGGGCTGACCGGAGCCATGAAGATAGGATGTTCGATAGTGCACACCAGATGCCCCTGGGGGCGCAACGTCCGATAGATGCGCCTTACAAGATCATCAAAATCCTCCACATAGTGAAAGGCGAGCGAACTATAGACCAGGTCAAAAACCGCCTCCGGCAGATCGACCCGATCCAGATCGGCAATCTGGTATTCGACCTCGTCGTCGTTGGTCTCCTGTTTCGCCCGATCTATCATCTTTTCGGACAGGTCGAGGCCAAGCACCTCCCCTGCGCCATTGGCCCGTGCCCAGCGAGAAAACCAGCCAAAACCACAGCCCAAGTCGAGGATTTTCTTGTCGGTCAAATCCGGCAGGATTGCCTGGATGGATGGCCATTCGGGTGCGCCAGCCAAACCATGAACCGACCGGTTCAACTGACTATAGCCTTCAAAGAAAGTGGGATCGTCGTAGATATTCTGTGCCAATTTTTATCTCCATCTGAAAAAGCCGATGGACGGCGCACCCTGCACATTGATACCCCGCCCAGGCGGCGAGGGTGCAGGCGCGCGAAACGCTGGTTTCCTAGCGTCGACAAACTACCCGCATCCCGCCTGTTGGGATGCCGGCAGTCCGGCTGACGATATGGATATCCTTTTCGCACATGACGCCACTATGCTGACCTGCATGCGCTTCGTCAACCCGGCCCCATGGCGGGAATCAAACACTGCAAGCGACTGAAGCGACCGTTCCAACGGCACTCACAGTGACGCCAAATCGGCAGAGTCAAAATTAAGGCATCGCCGAAATGGAAGAAGCCACCCTTCGGCGGCTTCTTCCTATCCATTCTTCAAAATCGCTCCGGTCTGACCGGAGGGCCTCAGCCTGCGCAATAGGCCTTTGCGATGCGCGCGGCGATCCGTGCGTTGTTCTTTACCAGCGCCAGGTTGGCAGCAACGGACACACCTTCGCTCAGCTCTGCCAGACGGGACAGGAGGAAGGGCGTGGCATCCTTGCCGCGAACATTCTGTTCCTCAGCTTCCTGCAGGGCCGTTGCGATCCAGCCGTCGATGACCGGCTTGGCGATTTCGTCGGCTTCCGGAATCGGATTGGCGATGACTTCCCCGGCACCCATCTGCAGGTCTTCACGTGTTTTCAGGATAAGCGCCACGGCGTCCGCGTCATCAACCTTCTGGTCCACGCGCAACCCGCTTTCACGACTGTGGAAGGCCGGGAAATCAGCAGTCTGATAGCCCAGGACCGGCACGCCGTTGGTTTCCAGGAATTCCAGGGTTTTCGGCAGGTCCAGGATCGACTTCGCGCCAGAGCAGACAACGGCCACCTGGGTACGTGACAGTTCTACCAGGTCTGCGGAGATGTCCATGCTGACCTCTGCGCCGCGATGGACACCACCGATCCCGCCAGTTGCAAACAGGCGGATGCCTGCCATTGCCGCGCAGATCATGGTGCTGGCCACCGTCGTCGCGCCATCCTGTTTCAGGGCGACAACCGTCGCCAGGTCACGGCGACTGACTTTGACAACATTGCTGTTCTGGGCGAATTCGACGATCTGGTCATCGGACAGACCGACAACGATACGCCCCTTCACAATGCCGACCGTTGCGGGCACGGCCCCTTCTTCGCGGATGACGGCTTCCAGGTCGCGCGCCACTTCCAGGTTTTGCGGCCAGGGAAGGCCATGCGAAATAATAGTGGATTCCAGCGCGACAACGGGACGGCCTTCAGCAAGGGCCTGGGCCACGTCCGGATGTATGTCGAGATAGTCCTTCAACGCCATGAATCACTTTCCTTTTTGTAAGAACGACGGATTGGTCAAAGTCAGAAATAGGTGGGAGCGGCAATGGTCGCGATACGCGCCTGCAGATCAGCGGGTTTGATCCCGTCGCGGACCGGATCGTCCGATTCGGATGTCAGGGACGCCATGGCAAGGCCATGGGTGACGGAAACGGTCGCCGGAATGCCCTGTGCGTAGGCCGCAAGGAAACCCGCATAGAACGAATCGCCTGCGCCATTCACATTTTTCAATGCCGTATCGGGAATAGACCAGTGGCCACATTCCTCGCTGGTCGCCATCACGGCACCGTTCGGCCCCATAGTCACGACAACGACCTTCACCCCTTGGGAGACGAGTTCCCGCGCGGCCGAAGCGGCATCTTCCGAGGTCTCGATGGTCTTGCCCGCCAGCACCGCAATCTCGTAGCCATTGCCGACCAGCACATCCACATTTTGCAGATTCCCGACCAGCTTTTCCGCCTTTGCAGGCGAAACGGGAGCGGCACAGAAGAGGCGCTCCCCTTTTTGCTTGCTCAGCAGTTCCAGCGTCTCAGCCGGCAGGTTGGCATCGGCCAGCCAGACCTGCCAACGCCGCGCCTGCGCCAGGACACTGTTCACATAGGCGGCGTCATAGGTGTCATAGATGGCCATGTCCGCCAAACCGACGGCCAGTTCGCCATCCACATCCATGACGGCAGTATAGCTGGCTGTCGGATGTTCAGAGCGTCGCTGAATCAGCTTGGAATCGATACGGTAGTCTTCCAGCCCGGCAATGAGGCGATCACCTTCGCCATCGCCGCCGACCAGCGTGGACATGCCGATTTCCAGGCCCAGATTTGCCAGATTGCGCGCGATGTTATGAGCCACGCCACCGGGCGTCTTACGGCTCACGATCGGGTTGGACGCACGGGCGCGAAACGGCACCAGACATTTGGCGATGCGGTCATGATGCAATGCCCCAAAACATAGTATGGAAACGGTTTCGCCCATTGATTTACCT
The Aestuariispira ectoiniformans genome window above contains:
- a CDS encoding SDR family oxidoreductase, producing the protein MKAIVTGHSRGLGAAMTEDLLSRGASVLGLSRSINEDLQSRHPSLLQQVSIDMIDPANLIAWLDSGALAGFLENDEPVMLVNNAGIVEPIGPAGSLDHNGIARAVGLNVTAPLLLADAFIGATSGNADRRVLHVSSGAGRKPYAGWSIYCATKAALDHHAASVAQDKPAGLRISSVAPGVIDTDMQNTIRSTPADRFVLRDDFVALKETGSLTSPEQRGNEMIAHLLADDFGQSPIVDIRDFAA
- a CDS encoding class I SAM-dependent methyltransferase — its product is MAQNIYDDPTFFEGYSQLNRSVHGLAGAPEWPSIQAILPDLTDKKILDLGCGFGWFSRWARANGAGEVLGLDLSEKMIDRAKQETNDDEVEYQIADLDRVDLPEAVFDLVYSSLAFHYVEDFDDLVRRIYRTLRPQGHLVCTIEHPIFMAPVSPGWSEGKEGVRIWPLNQYSVEGKRTTNWLADGVVKYHRTLGTTLNSLIHNGFRIEHLNEWSPSAEQLEEMPALEEEMDRPMMMIIKAQR
- a CDS encoding pseudouridine-5'-phosphate glycosidase, with amino-acid sequence MALKDYLDIHPDVAQALAEGRPVVALESTIISHGLPWPQNLEVARDLEAVIREEGAVPATVGIVKGRIVVGLSDDQIVEFAQNSNVVKVSRRDLATVVALKQDGATTVASTMICAAMAGIRLFATGGIGGVHRGAEVSMDISADLVELSRTQVAVVCSGAKSILDLPKTLEFLETNGVPVLGYQTADFPAFHSRESGLRVDQKVDDADAVALILKTREDLQMGAGEVIANPIPEADEIAKPVIDGWIATALQEAEEQNVRGKDATPFLLSRLAELSEGVSVAANLALVKNNARIAARIAKAYCAG
- a CDS encoding PfkB family carbohydrate kinase, producing the protein MGETVSILCFGALHHDRIAKCLVPFRARASNPIVSRKTPGGVAHNIARNLANLGLEIGMSTLVGGDGEGDRLIAGLEDYRIDSKLIQRRSEHPTASYTAVMDVDGELAVGLADMAIYDTYDAAYVNSVLAQARRWQVWLADANLPAETLELLSKQKGERLFCAAPVSPAKAEKLVGNLQNVDVLVGNGYEIAVLAGKTIETSEDAASAARELVSQGVKVVVVTMGPNGAVMATSEECGHWSIPDTALKNVNGAGDSFYAGFLAAYAQGIPATVSVTHGLAMASLTSESDDPVRDGIKPADLQARIATIAAPTYF